Within the Eucalyptus grandis isolate ANBG69807.140 chromosome 1, ASM1654582v1, whole genome shotgun sequence genome, the region tttcctttttcacatttgctttactttttttcaatttattataattattgaCTTCACCGTAAAGGTATCAGATTTTATATTAAACTCGCAAGGATCAATCCCAAAGCATTAAAATAGGTCTTCTATCTAATTTAATAACAAGAAATTGCACTGTCATAAGTTTTGGTCGTTACGTGTCGGTTTGAGGATAGCGGCCAACTTGAAAGGAAGTTTAGACTACAAGGGCTGCAAATGGAGGGTTGGCGTGGACACCTTTTTTTGTGCTGATTGATGGACCCACCTCCTGGTACGGAAAGCTTGAAAGAGCTTCCCAAACATCGAAAGGCGCCGGAAAATTGACTGGAACTGAGATTCGAGCATATAAATAACTTCGAGTTCACACTCACTGGATAACACACTCCCCTACCCTCTatcgcctctctctcttcccctgaGGAATCCCAAAtccagccaatattttctccaatcgAATGCGCCTTTCGATGTTTGGAAAGCTCCGCTTTAGCTTTCTATCAATCAGCATCAAAAAGGTGTCCCCACACCCCCACTATGGCAAATTTAGGTTTTAACTGATGTCGACCGCTACAGGAACGTCTCTCCATCTCTGTCTCCCTGCATATATAAGAAGAACCCAAGATCCCAACTTCAGTAGAACCCTTCCTTCTgatcatttcaaaaaattctaTTCGGATAGAGAATCATGGGAGTGTTCAGCTGCAGCACCATGATAGCATCCTCCATCCCGGCAGCCAAGGCGTTTGAGGCCATTGTCAATGCCAACAACCTCATCTCCGGGGTCCTCATGCCAGTCCTCAAGAGCGCTGAGTTCGTCGAGGAGTTCACTTCCATCGAAGGTTAGTAACACAAAGTGGTTGCCGTTAACCTCGCAATGTCTTGAGTCAATAAGATTGCAACACGGTGGTGGCACAGTAAACTGGCAACTCCTGCGAATGTGAGGTCACTGTTTGTTCCTTTTATATAGGCAACCGAGACAGGACAGTGAAGCACAAGGTCGAGGCCCTGGACAATGAGAACTTCACCTACTGCTACTCGATCACTGAGGGCGATGCGCTGGGCACCACCTTCGAGATGATCACCTACGAGGCGAAGATCACCATGTCACCCGAGGGAGGCTCGGTGTGCAAGAACACAATCAAGTACTTCGCCAAGAACGACGTGGACATCACCGAGGAGAAGATCATGGCAGTGAAGGAGAAGGCGTCCGCATTGTCCAGGGCCATCGAGGCTTATCTGGTGGCGAACCCTCATGTCTAGGGTGTCACCTTAATGGTTTTATTTCAGGAAGTTGGTacagtgttttctttttttttggtctgatgGTGCAGTGGTTTGTGTAGTTTTATTATCCGGAAGTTGGTGCAGTTGTTTTGGGgtttttattttactcttatTTGAGCGATGGTTGTGGATATTGTGAGCGGGGAAGGGCTATATGTCTTCGTGTTATTACCCAGCAAATAAGGCGCTATCGCCAGCCCGGTATGTCACTATGGACTAAAGTTTCATTGGATGTCGTATTTCCATTGTGTCGGCCCGGTCTTCTTCCATTCCTCTGCTTTACAACTCGCTTTCGAGATGCAATCAACGACCCAACGATGATTGACGAGGTATGGAGCAGTGTGGTTTGGCTCCAT harbors:
- the LOC120290479 gene encoding major strawberry allergen Fra a 1.06-like, with amino-acid sequence MGVFSCSTMIASSIPAAKAFEAIVNANNLISGVLMPVLKSAEFVEEFTSIEGNRDRTVKHKVEALDNENFTYCYSITEGDALGTTFEMITYEAKITMSPEGGSVCKNTIKYFAKNDVDITEEKIMAVKEKASALSRAIEAYLVANPHV